Below is a genomic region from Candidatus Baltobacteraceae bacterium.
CGTACCCTGCCCTTTGCGGGTAAGCTTGCGGCCGTTCGCGCCGGAGGATAGCAGCACGGCCGAAATTTTGGACTTGACAATCCAATTTTCCTCCTGTAAATTGGACCGAACACTCCAATTCTGACGAGGGACACTCCTGCTATGCAATTCGAACGCGATCTGGCCGGAAGCACGGCCTTGGTAACCGGATCCACCAGCGGAATCGGGAAGGCGACGGCGGTGGCGCTGGCTCGCCGGGGAGCGCGCGTGCTGGTCTCCGGCCGCGACGAGAAGCGGGGGCAGGAGGTCGCGGCCGCGATCCGGGCTGCCGGCGGCGAAGCCCAGTTTCTCAAGGCCGATCTGAGCGACGGCAGCTCGGTGCGCGAGCTTGCTCGCGCGGCCATCGCTGCTGCCGGCCGCGTCGATATCCTGGTCAACAACGCCGGCATCTTCCCGTTCGGGCCGACGCAAGAAATGACGGAAGAGACGTTCGATCGCGTCTACGCAACAAACGTCAAAGCGCCGTTTCTGCTCGTCGCGGAACTTGCGCCGCAGATGGCGGAGCGCGGCGCGGGTGCGATCGTCAACGTGAGCTCGATGGTCGGAGACTTCGGCCAAGCCGGGATGGCGTTGTACGGATCGAGCAAAGCGGCGCTCAATCTGCTCACGAAAGCGTGGGCGGCGGAATTCGGACCGAAGGGCGTTCGCGTGAACGCCGTCAGCCCCGGGCCGACGAGAACCGAAGGAACCGCCGCGATGGGCGACGGT
It encodes:
- a CDS encoding SDR family NAD(P)-dependent oxidoreductase → MQFERDLAGSTALVTGSTSGIGKATAVALARRGARVLVSGRDEKRGQEVAAAIRAAGGEAQFLKADLSDGSSVRELARAAIAAAGRVDILVNNAGIFPFGPTQEMTEETFDRVYATNVKAPFLLVAELAPQMAERGAGAIVNVSSMVGDFGQAGMALYGSSKAALNLLTKAWAAEFGPKGVRVNAVSPGPTRTEGTAAMGDGVAQLAAMAPAGHPGTPEEIADAIVYLASSGASFVHGVVLPVDGGRAAV